TGAATGAGCTCACTACTGTGCCAGTATACCCCGAATTTCTGGCCGAAGAGTTGGCCAGGAACCCGCTGGAAACGAAGCATTTTACGTCGGACTTTCGTGACCTTGATGCGATGTAGCTATTTGGTCATGTAGCGCCAGGTTACGGTTCCAACAGTGTTGGGCTTTCCGGTCTCCTCTTTTGAAATGCTACCCTGCAATGCACCGTTTTTCTGCCGCTCTACCTTGATTTCCCGCCAGGCAAAATTCCCTTTCTCGTAGTCGAAAGTGGTGCCGTCGTCATCGTACAGCTTGTAGCTTCCATTACTGGTACCATAATGGCGAATTTCCAGATTGACTTTTTGCCCGGCTTTCGGAGCGTGGAGCATTGGAGGCATCATAGGAATGATACCACCGTCTTTGACAAAAACCGGAATGATATCCAGCCCGGGCGATACTGTGATCACCTCGCCGTCACCCGCCAGTTTTCCGGTGTAGAAGTCATACCATTTGCCTTTTGGAAGCACTACTTTCCGGGAAGTTTGTCCGGTGAAGAGCGGAGCCACCAGCAAATATTCACCAGCCATATATTGGTCTTTCACTTCCCTGGTAACAGCTTCTTCGTAGGGATTTTCCTGATGATTGACACTGGTAACCTCCTTTTTAACTGCATTGCCAAAGCCTTCTTCCAGGCTCATTCCGCGGAATGGAGGCGTTCCTTCGTAATGGTACTTGGCAAATTCGGAGTACCAGTAAGGCATCATTTGCATCCGTAACTCTGCTATCGCCTTGATCTGTGGCGCAACTTCGGGGAATGTCCACGGCTGCATGCCGCTCGACCATGCATTGATCATGGCCATGGGTGAAAAGCAAACGGTTTGGAAACGTCTCAGCCATTCTTCGGCCGTTTTGGAAGCACGTACTTCGGGCGTCCAAAGTACACCCGCATACCCGCTGTTGATCAATGCGGTAATGAAGTCTTCGTGGCTGTAATTGTCATTATAAATCACATAGGGAAATGACGCTCCTCCTGCATTTGACGCCCGTACGAGCCCGTAGGTGCGGGAATTATTTCTCCGAAACATCTCGTAGCTGTGTTTCTGAACCAGCAGGCCGTAAGTCTGGCGTATTTGTTCGGAAGTATGGCCGGAAGGAAAAGTCGCTACATCAGGCCAGAGGTAGGAATCAAAACCGTCTACTTCATCAATCTTATAACCGCCAACGCCGATCTTGACGTGCTCTTTTTCAAACTGGTCAAAGAGTATTTTTCTCGCCTCGGGCATGGAAAGGTCTGGTACTACGCCATTCCAAACGGTATGCGAGCCGGTATACGGCAGTATTTTTTTATAAATTCCTGCGTCCGGTGAAACATACGGATTAGTCCAAAGGTTGATTTTGACGCCCATAGCATCCATTTGTTTCACAAAGCCAGCAGGATCAGGGAAGCGGGATTTGTCCCATTCAAATGTACAGGGGTAAGATTTGCTTTGCCAGCCAGGTTCGAGGCCAATAAAATCTAATGGGAAACCTTTTTCTTCAAATGCTTTGGCTTCCTGCTTCACCTGCTCGGAAGTGTACAGCCGATGCACCCGCTGGGTAAAGCCCAGGCCCCAGCGAGGCGGCAAACATCCGCCGCCGCTCAGCAAATTGAAGCGTTGAATTGCATTTAATGGCTTAGGTCCTGCGAAAACATAAATTTCAATGCCTTCCGCCGGAATCAGCATTTCTACCGCGTCGGAGTAGGGGTGAGCGTCCCAGTTTTTATCAGTATTGCGGTCCATTACTTTCGGCGGGTTCTTACTGTCTTTACGGACATTGGAACCGGCGTAGACATCAATGTATTTGGCTGAGTTGACAAACACGCCATACCCCAGCGAAGACACATAAAAAGGGACAGGAGCATGTGTACGTCCATTGTCGGACTTACCATAATGGTCGGTATGCAGATGAAGAATTTTTCCACGCTGGTGTACCGTCTGGAAATTTAAACCAAATCCAAAAAGCTGTTCATTGGCTTGTAATGGTAACCGGAGATAGGTTTTCCCGTGGTCGAACTGTGCTGTAATGTCGGCTTTGTTTAAAGGGAAATCGGCCTTAGCCAGTTTATTCAATGCCACGGACGGTCCGGTATCCGCTGCTTTTAGCAAGTCATAATCATCAGGCTTGCCAACCAGGCCTTTCCACACACCCGGATATATCTCCTGCCATTGAATGGTTTGCGCAAAAAGACAGGTGGAAGCAACGCCAAAAAATAGGATTAGCAACAGCGGGCGGATGATATGCATGGGATACGGGCTAGGAATTTGGTTAAATCTAAAAGTGTGTAATGAGATTTTATACTAAAACATTTTCTAAAAAATAAGACTGTTAAAATACCCAGGCTATCATCCATTATATTTGGCAGAACCTGCCCCGATGCGGGTTTTTTGTTGAACCATGAATTTAAATTATTGATCTCATATGGTTTTAAAGGCCAGGATACAGTCGAAACTTCCCAGGGTTGGGACTACTATTTTTACCAGAATGTCGCGGCTTGCGGAAGAGAATCAGGCCATTAATCTTGCGCAAGGTTTTCCTGAATTTGATTGTTCGCCCGATTTGCAAAAACTGGTCGATAAGTACATCAGGCAGGGAAAAAACCAGTATGCACCGATGGCCGGGGTAATGGGGCTTAGAGAGGCGATTTCACAGAAAGTGTATGCATCGGGTTCAAGGGAATATCATCCTGAATCGGAGATAACGGTTACCAGTGGAGCTACTGAGGCATTGTATGTGGCGATTAGCACCGTCGTGAACCGGGGTGATGAGGTGATCGTTTTTGAGCCTGCTTATGATAGTTATGTGCCTGCTATCGAGCTGAATGGCGGCGTACCGGTGTTTGTAACGCTTGATCCGCAGTACGAATCCATTGATTGGGAGGATGTCCGTTCCAAAATCAGCCCGCAAACCAGGGCCATTATCATTAACACACCTCATAATCCGACAGGGAAGGTTTGGGAGCTTTCCGATCTGCAGCAGCTTTCGGAGATCGCAGAGGAACATGATCTTTGGGTGATCAGCGACGAGGTTTACGAGCATATTGTATTTGATGATCGTCCCCACATTTCGGCTGCGTCCATTCCATCACTTGCGGAGCGCACATTTTTGTGTGGCTCCTTCGGGAAAACCTTTCATACGACCGGCTGGAAACTCGGCTACTGTCTCGCACCGGCTGAGCTGACGGTAGAATTTAGAAAAATACATCAGTTTTTGGTGTTCAGCGTTGTTACACCATTCCAGTTTGCGGTGGCAGAGTATCTGGCAGAGCCGACACATTACCTTGCACTTTCGGCGTTTTATGAGCGGAAGCGAGACCTTTTTCTGGATGCGATCAAGGACATTGGGTTTATTATGAAACCTTCGGAAGGGAGCTTTTTCCAGAATGTATCCTATGAAAAACTATCTGACGAAAAAGACCAGGTCCTTGCTGAGAGGCTAACCGTGGAGGCTCGCGTAGCATCGATTCCCGTATCCTCTTTTTATAACGAAATCACGGATTACAAAACGTTGCGATTCTGTTTTGCCAAACATGATGAAACACTTTTGCGGGCAGCAGAGGCATTGCATAAAGCAATGTGGTAAAATTTGTTTTGAAGGCTTTTTGAGATCGCGAAGAAAGTCGTATCTTAGTGTGACAAAATTCGGATTTGATGAAAGATATACAATATAAAATGCCAGAGCAAAGCATTCCTCTCAGGATTGCAGCTGAGCCGGAAGTAATGTATATGGCCATGAAACGCATTGATCTTTTTCAGGTTAGCCAGTTTCATGATTTATCTCAAAAGCTACCATTCACACAAGTAGAGTGGGCGGAGATCTTGCACATTAGTGACAGGACTTTGCAGCGCTATCTCAAAGAAAACAAGCCATTTGAAGGGTTGTATGCAGAGCATTTGCACCAGCTAGCGAATATGGCTGAGCTGGGACTGCTGGTTTTTGCGTCGAGTAAAGCTTTGGAGGAATGGCTGCGTACGCCTCGGGTTGTGCTGGGGCAGGTACAGGATTTTGCTACCCTGAAATCTTTCTGGGGCGTGAAGCTGATCTGCAATGAGCTGGGCCGGATTGAACACGGGGTTTACATATGATCGTATACCGGCTGGCGGCAAAGCAATACATTAATGATTTTACCGGAACGGGTGCAAAGCTGTTTGGCGGACGGTGGAACCCGGTTGGTCACGGCTGCATTTACACGAGCGAGCACATTTCGCTAGCCTTGCTGGAAAAATTTGTTCATGCCAATCATAAGGAAAATATGGAGCGCATTGCATTATTGCGCATTGAAATCCCTGATGACCCAAACCTGATTTTTAATACTGAGGAAAAGCTTTTGAAAAAATCGTGGGCTGACGACATTACCTACTCACAATGGCTTGGAGAGCAAATTTTGGGAGACTTGTCCATAGTTGCGTTTACAGTGCCGTCTGCTATTGTCCCTTCGGAAAGAAATGTGATACTGAATCCAGCCGCTGCGGAATTTAAGCAGGTGAAATTTCTGCCGCCGGTCGATTTTACTACCGATTTTCGTTTGCTCAGTAAGCTCCTTTCGTAATTCAAAGTAAACTTACTTTTTGAAAAGCAATGCCCTAATGGGCTGTATTTTGGTGATAATGAGCGTGGGTATCAATAATATTAGCCCTGAAATAATCGCGGTCACAATGTTGACCATCACAAAAATGGGCCAGTCGAAAACAATGGGTACGGTGTCCATGTAGTAGTTGACCGGGTCGAGCGGAATGAGTTTGAACTGATATTGCAGCCAGCAAATGGCCAGTCCGCTAATGTTGCCAATGATCAGGCCTTGTCTTACCATATACAACCCCACTCTCAGAAACACCATTCTAATTTGCTTATTAGGACTTCCGAGTGTTTTTAAAAGACCTATCAATGGCGTCCTCTCCATGATCATGACGAGCAAAATGGAGATCATGTTGAAACAGGCGACGAAGAGAATGAGTGTTAGAAATACGGCGGTGTTACGATCGAGCAATATCAGCCAATCGAAGATCTGGGGAAATGAGCTAGTTACTTTTTGCAGGTACACAGCTGGTGGCAGTACCCTTCTCAAATCGCCTGCAACAGCATCCAGCTTCCGGAAGTCTTTTAGATAGATCTCATAAGTACCGATGGAATCTTTGCCCCAGCCATTCAAACGTTGAACGAGCGCGATATCTCCAATGATAAGATTATTGTCGAACTCCTCCATTTGGGTGTCATAAATGCCGCTCACTTTCAATTTTCTCGGGCGCGGCGGATTTTGGAGCGAGTACATGATCACATCATCACCGGCTTTGAGGCGGAGTTGCGACGCGATTTTTTCACTGATTAAAATTTCGGAGGAGTAACCGTATTTAATGGAAGACGAATCGGTGTGACCGATTAATCTCCCTGATACCAGGTTCTTTTTGAATGTAGCCCAGTCATAGTCCTTGCCGACACCTTTCATGACCACACCTTTGATCTCGTCGGGTGTTTTCAGGATGCCAGATTTATGTGCTACTGCCTGCCATCGTTTGATTTCGGGCATATAGGGCAATGCCGCAGATACCGGATTTTGAAGTGCGAGCGGGCCTTCTTCGTAGGTATTGCCCTGCGAAAAGGCGCTTACATTAATATGCGCCCCGAACAGAAATATCTTTTCCTGAATGGTTTGCTTGAAGCCGAGCAACACAGCAAAGGCAATAATCCCGACTGCGACCCCTACTGCAATACTGGCGACACCTATCCTTGAAACTGTGGCTGAGAATGAGCCGGCTTCATTATGGCGTATCCGTTTGGCGATGAATGAGGGGAATTGCAAGAGGAATCTGTTGGTTAATTTTTATGTTGACAAAAATAGAGAAAAACTTTGCCCGTACGAAAAGGCAAATTTTATTAAGTTGCCGGTATATCCATTAAATCAGTTTCCATGCCATTGATCAAAGCAGCTTCCGGGGTGGTAAATCAGACACCAATGTCCTGGGAGGCTAATACCAGAAATATCATTCATGCTATCGAGGAGGCCAAAAAGCAACAAGTAAGTTTGCTCTGTCTGCCGGAGCTTTGCATCTCGGGATATGGCTGCGAGGATTACTTTTTTGCGCCTGACATGGTGGAACAGGCCCAGAAATGCCTGCTTGAAATTGTGCAGGAAACGGCGGGGATCATTGTTGCCCTGGGATTACCGGTTCGGCATAACGGAAGTATTTACAATGCAGCTTGCCTGATTTCTAACAAGCAGATCGCGGGATTTTATTGTAAACAGAACCTGGCTAACAACGGTATCCATTATGAAGCGCGTTGGTTTCGTCCGTGGCAGCCGGGCGTGGTGGAAAGCATTGAGGTGAACCAGATGTTTTATCCGATCGGTGATATTGTTTTTGATGTCGCTAGCGGGCCTATTCAAGGTGGGTCGCATGGGGTTAAAATTGCATTCGAAATCTGTGAAGATGGCTGGGTCTCCAATCGTCCTGCCCGCAGGCACTATGAGCGGGGAGTGGACATTATATTGAATCCGAGCGCGAGTCATTTTGCGTTCAATAAATTTTTGACGCGGGAAAAACTGGTTACAGATGCTTCCAGGGCATTTTCTTGCAGTTATATTTATACCAATTTACTAGGTAATGAAGCCGGTCGCGCTATTTACGACGGCGATGCGATGATCGCTTCGAATGGTGATTTGTTAGCGTCGAGTCCCCGGTTCAGTTATGAAGATTTTCTGATCACTACCGCTGTCATTGACACGGAATACACCAGGCTGAGTCAGGTGCAGAGCAAAATAGCGATGCCTTCCAAGGAAAGGACCTGGCGCATTCCGGCACGGTTTGATTTCCCGGAATTGGAACCGGTATTGCCTCAGATTCCGGAAATTGAGCCATTTGAGAAAGGCGGCGCATTGAAGGAAGAGGAATTTGCGAGGGCGGTTTGTCTGGCGCTGTTTGATTATTTGCGCAAAAGCCGCTCCAATGGTTTTACGATTTCACTTTCGGGGGGCGCCGATTCCTGTGCTTGTACTGCATTGTGTGGGTTGATGATCAGGCTGGCCGACGAAAGCATTGGAATGAAGCGGTTGAAGGAAAAGCTATCTTATATTAAGGAAATCCAATCTGCCAAAACGGAGGAAGATCTTGCATTAGCATTGATCCATAACATCTACCAGGGAACAGAAAACAGTTCTACGGATACGCTTGAATCTGCTCAATCGCTGGCGGAATCGATTGGTTCTACTTTTTACAATATTAACATTAATGGTCTGGTTGAGACTTATAAAGGATTGATTGAAGGGCAAATAGATCGTAAATTGACCTGGGAGCAGGACGACATTGCATTGCAGAATATTCAGGCGAGGGTGCGTGCCCCGGGCGTTTGGCTGCTTACGAATTTGTCCAATCATTTGCTTCTGGCAACGTCCAATCGCTCGGAAGCTGCGGTAGGGTATGCTACGATGGACGGCGATACATCCGGCAGTATTAGTCCTTTGGCGGGGATTGACAAGCATTACCTTCGGCAGTGGCTTCGCTGGCTGGAAACAGTAGGGTGTGAAGTGAAGGGAAAACACATTAAAATTGAAGGGCTCAAAAAGGTTAACAGCTTGCAGCCTACTGCCGAATTGCGGCCACTGGCACAAACGCAAACGGATGAGGCGGATCTAATGCCTTATGAGTTTTTGAATGACCTCGAAAAGCTCGCTA
The genomic region above belongs to Dyadobacter pollutisoli and contains:
- a CDS encoding glycoside hydrolase family 31 protein, yielding MHIIRPLLLILFFGVASTCLFAQTIQWQEIYPGVWKGLVGKPDDYDLLKAADTGPSVALNKLAKADFPLNKADITAQFDHGKTYLRLPLQANEQLFGFGLNFQTVHQRGKILHLHTDHYGKSDNGRTHAPVPFYVSSLGYGVFVNSAKYIDVYAGSNVRKDSKNPPKVMDRNTDKNWDAHPYSDAVEMLIPAEGIEIYVFAGPKPLNAIQRFNLLSGGGCLPPRWGLGFTQRVHRLYTSEQVKQEAKAFEEKGFPLDFIGLEPGWQSKSYPCTFEWDKSRFPDPAGFVKQMDAMGVKINLWTNPYVSPDAGIYKKILPYTGSHTVWNGVVPDLSMPEARKILFDQFEKEHVKIGVGGYKIDEVDGFDSYLWPDVATFPSGHTSEQIRQTYGLLVQKHSYEMFRRNNSRTYGLVRASNAGGASFPYVIYNDNYSHEDFITALINSGYAGVLWTPEVRASKTAEEWLRRFQTVCFSPMAMINAWSSGMQPWTFPEVAPQIKAIAELRMQMMPYWYSEFAKYHYEGTPPFRGMSLEEGFGNAVKKEVTSVNHQENPYEEAVTREVKDQYMAGEYLLVAPLFTGQTSRKVVLPKGKWYDFYTGKLAGDGEVITVSPGLDIIPVFVKDGGIIPMMPPMLHAPKAGQKVNLEIRHYGTSNGSYKLYDDDGTTFDYEKGNFAWREIKVERQKNGALQGSISKEETGKPNTVGTVTWRYMTK
- a CDS encoding methionine aminotransferase; its protein translation is MVLKARIQSKLPRVGTTIFTRMSRLAEENQAINLAQGFPEFDCSPDLQKLVDKYIRQGKNQYAPMAGVMGLREAISQKVYASGSREYHPESEITVTSGATEALYVAISTVVNRGDEVIVFEPAYDSYVPAIELNGGVPVFVTLDPQYESIDWEDVRSKISPQTRAIIINTPHNPTGKVWELSDLQQLSEIAEEHDLWVISDEVYEHIVFDDRPHISAASIPSLAERTFLCGSFGKTFHTTGWKLGYCLAPAELTVEFRKIHQFLVFSVVTPFQFAVAEYLAEPTHYLALSAFYERKRDLFLDAIKDIGFIMKPSEGSFFQNVSYEKLSDEKDQVLAERLTVEARVASIPVSSFYNEITDYKTLRFCFAKHDETLLRAAEALHKAMW
- the parS gene encoding type II RES/Xre toxin-antitoxin system antitoxin yields the protein MKDIQYKMPEQSIPLRIAAEPEVMYMAMKRIDLFQVSQFHDLSQKLPFTQVEWAEILHISDRTLQRYLKENKPFEGLYAEHLHQLANMAELGLLVFASSKALEEWLRTPRVVLGQVQDFATLKSFWGVKLICNELGRIEHGVYI
- a CDS encoding RES family NAD+ phosphorylase translates to MIVYRLAAKQYINDFTGTGAKLFGGRWNPVGHGCIYTSEHISLALLEKFVHANHKENMERIALLRIEIPDDPNLIFNTEEKLLKKSWADDITYSQWLGEQILGDLSIVAFTVPSAIVPSERNVILNPAAAEFKQVKFLPPVDFTTDFRLLSKLLS
- a CDS encoding ABC transporter permease; amino-acid sequence: MQFPSFIAKRIRHNEAGSFSATVSRIGVASIAVGVAVGIIAFAVLLGFKQTIQEKIFLFGAHINVSAFSQGNTYEEGPLALQNPVSAALPYMPEIKRWQAVAHKSGILKTPDEIKGVVMKGVGKDYDWATFKKNLVSGRLIGHTDSSSIKYGYSSEILISEKIASQLRLKAGDDVIMYSLQNPPRPRKLKVSGIYDTQMEEFDNNLIIGDIALVQRLNGWGKDSIGTYEIYLKDFRKLDAVAGDLRRVLPPAVYLQKVTSSFPQIFDWLILLDRNTAVFLTLILFVACFNMISILLVMIMERTPLIGLLKTLGSPNKQIRMVFLRVGLYMVRQGLIIGNISGLAICWLQYQFKLIPLDPVNYYMDTVPIVFDWPIFVMVNIVTAIISGLILLIPTLIITKIQPIRALLFKK
- the nadE gene encoding NAD(+) synthase, with protein sequence MPLIKAASGVVNQTPMSWEANTRNIIHAIEEAKKQQVSLLCLPELCISGYGCEDYFFAPDMVEQAQKCLLEIVQETAGIIVALGLPVRHNGSIYNAACLISNKQIAGFYCKQNLANNGIHYEARWFRPWQPGVVESIEVNQMFYPIGDIVFDVASGPIQGGSHGVKIAFEICEDGWVSNRPARRHYERGVDIILNPSASHFAFNKFLTREKLVTDASRAFSCSYIYTNLLGNEAGRAIYDGDAMIASNGDLLASSPRFSYEDFLITTAVIDTEYTRLSQVQSKIAMPSKERTWRIPARFDFPELEPVLPQIPEIEPFEKGGALKEEEFARAVCLALFDYLRKSRSNGFTISLSGGADSCACTALCGLMIRLADESIGMKRLKEKLSYIKEIQSAKTEEDLALALIHNIYQGTENSSTDTLESAQSLAESIGSTFYNININGLVETYKGLIEGQIDRKLTWEQDDIALQNIQARVRAPGVWLLTNLSNHLLLATSNRSEAAVGYATMDGDTSGSISPLAGIDKHYLRQWLRWLETVGCEVKGKHIKIEGLKKVNSLQPTAELRPLAQTQTDEADLMPYEFLNDLEKLAIRDKKSPLESYRHLYVRYKGLYGSEQLLGWTERFFKLWSRNQWKRERYAPSFHLDDHNLDPRSWCRFPILSGGFEKELAELKEYVGGTAIQNGRKRIGF